From one Caldithrix abyssi DSM 13497 genomic stretch:
- a CDS encoding electron transfer flavoprotein subunit beta/FixA family protein has translation MNIAVCIKQTPDTEARIKLTEDRRRVDESDINFILNPYDEFAVEEAVKLKESNGGEVTVISLGPDRVTSAMRTALAMGADKAIHLKTDRHPDDPLVTAKALAEVLRVGNYDLIFLGKQAIDDDHNQMPSLLGSLLDMPAATVVIKLEIDGDRVVAEREVDGGHEVLEFNLPAIIGAQRGLNEPRYPSLKGIMRAKKIQIEERSVALEAEQLQVESYDYPPPKEAGKIVGDSADAVPELLRLLREEAKVL, from the coding sequence GTGAATATTGCGGTTTGTATTAAACAAACGCCAGATACCGAAGCCCGGATTAAATTAACGGAGGACCGGCGTCGGGTAGATGAAAGCGATATTAATTTCATTCTGAATCCGTACGATGAGTTTGCGGTAGAAGAAGCCGTAAAATTGAAGGAAAGCAACGGGGGGGAAGTCACCGTCATTTCTTTAGGGCCAGATCGTGTAACCAGCGCCATGCGCACGGCGCTGGCCATGGGCGCGGATAAGGCCATCCATCTCAAAACCGATCGCCATCCGGACGATCCGCTGGTCACGGCAAAGGCTCTGGCCGAAGTTTTACGCGTCGGCAATTACGACCTGATATTTTTAGGCAAGCAGGCAATTGACGACGACCACAACCAGATGCCCTCGTTGTTGGGTTCCCTGCTGGATATGCCGGCCGCCACGGTGGTTATTAAACTGGAGATCGACGGCGACAGAGTCGTGGCCGAGCGCGAGGTCGACGGCGGCCATGAAGTTCTGGAATTCAATTTGCCGGCCATTATCGGCGCTCAGCGCGGGCTTAACGAGCCGCGTTATCCTTCCCTGAAAGGCATTATGCGCGCTAAAAAGATTCAGATCGAAGAACGATCCGTAGCGCTGGAAGCGGAGCAGCTGCAGGTGGAATCTTACGACTACCCGCCGCCTAAAGAAGCGGGTAAAATTGTGGGCGACAGCGCGGACGCTGTGCCGGAGTTACTGCGTTTGCTTCGTGAAGAAGCCAAGGTGCTTTAA
- a CDS encoding electron transfer flavoprotein subunit alpha/FixB family protein → MKMLIYGEHRDGQIRKITFENITLARQLGAEFEVVFIGQVNDNFKEQAAKYGASKVLFVKNEKLNTYSPDGYAKVLMRIIKDRTPDVLLMGATATGKDLAPRVSALLNAPMATDCIKVELENGQLKLVRPMYAGKVRANIQLNGDLQIVTVRPNVYQASEQAVDAGSEEISVEAPDFKAIVKEIVSGAKEKLDVTEADIIVSGGRGMKGPENWHLIEELASLLGAATGASRAAVDAGWRPHDEQVGQTGKTVSPTLYIAVGISGAIQHLAGMSSSKYIVAINKDPEAPIFKIADYGIVADLFEVLPRMIEELKKMKN, encoded by the coding sequence ATGAAAATGTTGATATATGGCGAGCATCGCGATGGACAAATTCGTAAAATTACTTTTGAAAACATTACACTGGCGCGTCAATTAGGCGCCGAGTTTGAAGTGGTGTTCATCGGTCAGGTCAACGACAACTTTAAAGAACAGGCTGCAAAATACGGCGCCTCAAAGGTTCTGTTTGTTAAAAATGAAAAGCTGAATACCTACAGCCCGGACGGCTACGCTAAAGTTTTGATGCGCATTATTAAGGATCGCACGCCCGACGTACTGTTGATGGGCGCCACGGCAACAGGCAAAGACCTTGCGCCGCGCGTTTCCGCTCTTTTAAATGCGCCCATGGCCACCGATTGTATTAAAGTGGAATTGGAAAACGGGCAGTTGAAATTAGTGCGCCCCATGTACGCCGGTAAGGTGCGGGCCAATATTCAATTGAACGGCGATTTGCAAATCGTTACGGTGCGTCCTAACGTGTATCAGGCCTCCGAGCAGGCAGTGGATGCCGGCAGCGAAGAGATTTCGGTTGAAGCGCCGGATTTTAAAGCCATCGTTAAAGAAATCGTAAGCGGGGCAAAAGAAAAGCTCGATGTTACTGAAGCGGATATTATTGTCTCCGGCGGTCGGGGCATGAAGGGCCCGGAAAACTGGCATTTAATTGAAGAATTGGCCTCCTTGCTGGGCGCGGCCACCGGCGCTTCGCGTGCGGCGGTGGATGCCGGCTGGCGTCCCCATGACGAGCAGGTCGGCCAAACCGGGAAAACTGTTTCGCCTACCCTTTATATTGCGGTGGGCATTAGCGGCGCCATCCAGCACCTGGCCGGTATGTCCTCTTCCAAATACATTGTGGCCATCAATAAAGACCCTGAAGCGCCGATCTTTAAGATTGCGGATTATGGCATCGTCGCCGACCTCTTTGAAGTACTGCCGCGCATGATCGAAGAGTTAAAAAAAATGAAAAATTAG
- a CDS encoding ABC transporter ATP-binding protein, whose product MIQSDEIKGKIYDRKLFGRLLKYGLPYKQLILAGILLIIVASLLRIVGPYLTKLAIDDYIASGNFSKLKILAALYVGVLAVNFMVSYAQAYITQLLGQKVMYDLRSDIFGHLQKLSFRFFDRNPVGRLMTRVTSDVQALNDMFTQGVISIFGDLFLLTGIVIIMMYMNWRLALLTFTVIPVLFVITMIFKRKVRVVFRNVRKWLAQINTYVQENITGMSVVQVFNREEKNFEAFKQINWKHTEAYLKMIFYYAIFYPAIELVSAIALGIVLWQGGILKSEGLTTYGALVAFIQYAQMFFMPISDLSEKYNILQSAMASAERIFNLLDTRPDIASPAHGKWADPVRGKIAFKNVWFAYNEPDYVLKDVSFQIMPGEKIAIVGHTGAGKTSLINLLARHYDIQKGEIWIDDIEVRQWDLQRLRKSMAVVLQDVFLFSGSILENVRLHDQTISENQVVEACKQVNAHSFIEKLPNGYHTVLNERGTILSMGERQLLSFARALVVNPPILILDEATSNIDTETEILIQQAVQRLMEKRTALIIAHRLSTIQHVDRILVFHKGRLREEGTHQQLLSQRGIYYHLYQLQYKDQALAINKS is encoded by the coding sequence ATGATTCAGAGCGACGAAATAAAAGGGAAGATTTACGACCGGAAATTATTTGGCCGTTTGCTAAAATACGGCCTGCCTTACAAGCAGTTGATCCTGGCCGGTATATTGTTAATTATTGTAGCCTCCTTGCTGCGTATTGTGGGGCCCTATCTCACCAAGCTGGCCATTGACGATTACATCGCCAGCGGCAATTTTAGTAAACTGAAGATACTGGCCGCGCTTTATGTAGGTGTTTTGGCCGTTAACTTTATGGTAAGCTACGCTCAGGCCTACATTACGCAATTACTGGGTCAAAAGGTGATGTACGATCTACGGTCTGATATTTTCGGTCACCTGCAAAAACTTTCTTTCCGCTTTTTTGACCGCAACCCGGTGGGACGGTTAATGACGCGCGTTACATCGGATGTTCAGGCCTTAAATGACATGTTTACCCAGGGCGTGATCAGCATTTTCGGCGATCTATTTTTGCTGACCGGCATTGTAATCATCATGATGTACATGAACTGGCGATTGGCTTTGCTAACTTTTACGGTGATTCCTGTGCTGTTTGTAATCACCATGATTTTTAAACGCAAGGTGCGCGTCGTCTTCCGAAATGTGCGAAAATGGCTGGCGCAGATCAACACCTACGTTCAGGAAAACATTACCGGCATGAGCGTAGTTCAGGTCTTTAATCGCGAAGAAAAGAACTTTGAGGCTTTTAAACAGATCAACTGGAAACACACAGAAGCCTATCTCAAAATGATTTTTTACTACGCGATTTTTTATCCGGCCATCGAATTGGTCAGCGCCATTGCGCTGGGCATTGTATTATGGCAGGGCGGCATTTTAAAAAGCGAGGGTTTAACCACCTATGGAGCGCTGGTCGCCTTCATTCAGTACGCGCAGATGTTTTTTATGCCCATCAGTGATCTTTCCGAAAAGTACAATATCTTGCAATCGGCCATGGCCTCAGCCGAGCGTATTTTTAATTTGCTGGACACGCGCCCGGACATCGCCAGCCCCGCCCATGGAAAGTGGGCCGATCCCGTTCGGGGAAAAATTGCCTTCAAAAACGTGTGGTTCGCCTATAACGAGCCGGATTACGTTTTAAAAGATGTCAGCTTTCAGATCATGCCCGGCGAAAAGATCGCCATTGTGGGTCACACCGGCGCCGGAAAAACCAGCCTGATTAATCTGCTGGCCAGACACTACGATATTCAGAAAGGCGAAATATGGATTGATGATATTGAGGTACGGCAGTGGGACTTGCAGCGCCTGCGTAAGAGCATGGCCGTGGTGTTACAGGATGTGTTTTTGTTCTCCGGCAGCATCCTGGAAAATGTGAGGCTGCACGACCAGACCATTTCCGAAAATCAGGTGGTGGAGGCCTGCAAACAGGTCAACGCCCATTCTTTTATCGAAAAATTGCCCAACGGCTACCATACCGTTCTGAACGAACGGGGAACCATCCTCTCCATGGGAGAACGGCAGCTACTCTCCTTTGCGCGCGCGCTGGTGGTCAATCCGCCCATTTTAATTCTGGACGAAGCCACTTCTAATATCGACACCGAAACCGAGATTTTGATTCAGCAAGCGGTACAGCGCCTGATGGAAAAACGAACGGCCTTAATTATTGCCCATCGGCTTTCAACCATTCAACACGTGGATCGCATCCTGGTTTTTCATAAAGGCCGCCTGCGTGAAGAAGGCACACATCAGCAGCTACTGAGCCAGCGCGGTATTTACTACCATTTGTACCAGCTTCAGTACAAAGACCAGGCGCTGGCCATCAACAAAAGCTAA
- a CDS encoding ABC transporter permease, whose translation MRWKNWLENNILENKVLLRFFRIDEELLRIGLQGIVEHKLRSFLTMLGIIFGVAAVIAMLAIGEGARRQTLSQIRALGLNNIIIQSSDGEGKPGEKGNILFSDAEALQQILSTIDALAPVIRYETEAFYKTRSKAVKLTGTNARFFKLMNLKVEQGGLFNEWDDEHFQKVCVLGAEVARDLFLAENPLGKLVKLGRLWFRVIGVLAHQPVSTVGASEVNFNRQIFAPLQTLYVRFDRPARDSQLQQLVLHVPDENKIVATARITESVLTRRHQNQKDFKMIVPEQLLRQSAETQRLFNIVMGTIAGISLLVGGIGIMNIMLASVLERTREIGIRRSLGATRKDILSQFLLEAVLLSLIGGLAGIFTGYVLSYGITLLSDWETYVSWWSVALAVGVSAGVGIAFGFFPARKAAELNPIEALRYE comes from the coding sequence GTGCGCTGGAAAAATTGGCTGGAAAATAACATTCTTGAAAACAAAGTTCTTCTTCGTTTCTTCCGCATCGATGAAGAACTGCTGCGCATTGGCCTTCAGGGCATTGTGGAACATAAATTACGCTCCTTTTTAACCATGCTGGGCATTATATTCGGCGTTGCGGCGGTTATTGCCATGCTGGCTATTGGAGAAGGCGCCCGCCGCCAGACGCTTTCGCAAATCCGGGCCCTGGGATTGAACAACATTATCATCCAGAGCAGCGACGGCGAAGGCAAACCCGGCGAGAAAGGCAACATCTTGTTCAGCGATGCAGAAGCCTTACAACAAATTCTTTCTACCATCGACGCGCTGGCGCCCGTTATCCGTTACGAAACAGAGGCCTTTTACAAAACGCGCAGTAAAGCCGTAAAGCTTACGGGCACCAACGCCCGCTTTTTTAAGTTGATGAACCTGAAAGTAGAACAGGGCGGCCTTTTTAATGAATGGGATGATGAACATTTTCAGAAAGTTTGCGTGCTGGGAGCGGAAGTTGCCCGCGATCTGTTTTTAGCGGAAAATCCACTGGGCAAACTGGTAAAACTGGGCAGACTGTGGTTCAGAGTCATTGGCGTTCTGGCGCACCAGCCAGTGAGCACGGTGGGCGCCAGCGAAGTGAATTTTAACAGGCAGATCTTTGCCCCCCTGCAAACGCTGTACGTGCGTTTTGACCGCCCCGCCAGAGACAGCCAGCTTCAGCAACTGGTGCTCCATGTGCCGGATGAAAACAAAATTGTAGCCACCGCCCGCATTACGGAATCGGTTTTAACGCGCCGCCATCAAAACCAGAAAGATTTTAAGATGATTGTGCCCGAACAACTGCTGAGACAAAGCGCGGAAACCCAACGGCTGTTTAACATTGTAATGGGCACCATTGCCGGAATTTCACTTTTGGTCGGGGGCATCGGCATCATGAACATCATGCTGGCCTCGGTACTGGAACGAACGCGGGAAATTGGCATTCGCCGCTCGTTAGGCGCCACACGCAAAGATATCTTAAGCCAGTTTTTGCTGGAAGCCGTTCTGCTCAGTTTAATCGGCGGACTGGCAGGAATTTTTACCGGTTATGTACTCAGCTACGGAATTACCTTACTTTCGGATTGGGAGACCTACGTAAGCTGGTGGTCGGTGGCGCTGGCTGTTGGCGTGAGCGCGGGCGTGGGCATTGCTTTTGGCTTTTTCCCGGCGCGCAAAGCCGCAGAGCTCAACCCCATCGAAGCCCTGCGTTACGAATAA